A stretch of the Argentina anserina chromosome 6, drPotAnse1.1, whole genome shotgun sequence genome encodes the following:
- the LOC126798219 gene encoding beta-fructofuranosidase, insoluble isoenzyme 3-like yields the protein MYYGGFYHLFYQYNPKGAVWGNIVWAHSVSKDLINWQAIEPAIEPSKPFDINGCWSGSATLLPGNKPIILYTGLDAENRQIQNYAVPANLSDPYLREWVKPDNNPLVVPDKTMNSSQFRDPTTAWWSNGHWKMVVGGIRKKRGMAHLYRSKDFVYWVKAQHPLHSAPKTGMWECPDFYPVSLKGKVGLDTSKNGGDVKHVLKVSLDLTRYDYYTVGRYFPKQDRYVPDKELVDGWEGLRYDYGNFYASKTFFDPAKNRRILWGWANESDAREDDIEKGWAGLQTIPRTVWLSPDGKQLLQWPVEELDALRGQKVQMKNQHLKMGDHVEVKGIAAAQADVEVVFSFNSLDKAEKFDPKWSNLNAQAICGRMGSKVGDGIGPFGLLTLASENLEEFTPVFFRVFQTEDNKHKVLLCSDARSSSLQDNLYKPSFAGFVDVDLSEKKLSLRSLIDHSVVESFGAGGKTCITSRVYPTLAVDDKAHLYVFNNGTEAVTIESLDAWTMNAPKLMNQ from the exons ATGTATTATGGGGGTTTCTACCACTTATTCTACCAGTACAATCCAAAAGGTGCTGTATGGGGCAACATTGTTTGGGCCCATTCAGTCTCTAAGGATCTAATTAACTGGCAGGCCATTGAACCCGCCATTGAACCGTCCAAGCCCTTTGACATTAATGGGTGCTGGTCAGGCTCCGCCACTCTTCTTCCGGGGAACAAGCCCATTATCCTCTATACCGGTCTTGATGCGGAAAACCGCCAGATCCAAAACTACGCCGTGCCCGCAAACCTGTCGGACCCATATCTACGTGAATGGGTTAAGCCTGACAACAACCCGCTAGTGGTTCCGGATAAAACCATGAACTCTTCGCAGTTCCGGGACCCGACAACTGCTTGGTGGAGCAATGGGCATTGGAAGATGGTGGTGGGTGGCATTAGAAAAAAGAGAGGGATGGCCCATTTGTATAGGAGTAAAGACTTTGTTTATTGGGTCAAGGCCCAACACCCGCTTCACTCGGCCCCAAAAACGGGTATGTGGGAATGCCCAGATTTTTACCCGGTTTCATTGAAGGGCAAAGTAGGGTTGGACACATCAAAAAATGGTGGGGATGTAAAGCATGTTTTGAAGGTGAGTCTTGATCTGACTAGGTATGACTACTACACTGTTGGACGATACTTTCCTAAACAAGACAGGTATGTTCCTGATAAAGAATTGGTGGATGGTTGGGAAGGATTGAGATATGATTATGGCAATTTCTATGCTTCCAAAACTTTCTTTGATCCTGCAAAGAATAGGAGAATATTGTGGGGCTGGGCTAATGAGTCTGATGCACGTGAGGATGATATTGAGAAGGGATGGGCTGGACTTCAG ACAATCCCAAGGACAGTGTGGCTGAGTCCCGATGGGAAACAATTGTTACAATGGCCGGTTGAAGAATTGGATGCTCTAAGGGGACAAAAGGTTCAGATGAAGAATCAACATCTTAAAATGGGAGATCATGTTGAAGTTAAAGGAATAGCGGCTGCTCAG GCCGATGTTGAAGTTGTATTCTCTTTCAATAGCTTGGACAAAGCGGAGAAGTTTGATCCTAAATGGTCGAACCTTAATGCTCAAGCAATATGTGGGCGAATGGGTTCAAAGGTTGGAGATGGCATTGGCCCATTTGGGTTATTGACTTTAGCTTCAGAAAACCTAGAGGAATTCACTCCCGTCTTCTTTAGGGTTTTCCAAACTGAAGACAACAAGCATAAGGTTCTCCTGTGCTCTGATGCAAGAAG TTCCTCTTTACAGGATAATCTGTACAAGCCATCGTTTGCTGGTTTCGTAGATGTAGACTTATCGGAGAAGAAGCTCTCTCTCAGGAGTTTG ATCGATCATTCTgttgttgagagttttggagcTGGAGGAAAAACATGCATCACATCTAGGGTTTACCCCACTCTAGCTGTTGACGATAAAGCTCACTTGTATGTGTTCAACAATGGGACTGAGGCTGTCACTATTGAGAGTCTCGATGCTTGGACTATGAATGCTCCTAAGTTGATGAACCAATAG